In the Numida meleagris isolate 19003 breed g44 Domestic line chromosome 5, NumMel1.0, whole genome shotgun sequence genome, one interval contains:
- the VSIR gene encoding V-type immunoglobulin domain-containing suppressor of T-cell activation has protein sequence MEDPRGRLLGLLLGLLSFLASRGGTSAFQVTAPYTLCICPEGQNVTLSCRVSGPPADHHDLIFKTWYFSNDGDQSCSEKRHIRNLTERELRHDPSRHHGTAANSTVRSPHGSPGGHRGVEFVPDHHGAFHIVVMNLTLQDSGNYCCYAVETRREHGKVHTPHVAHSFVELQIQRGRGALQNCTFHTGTSKDITAAVLATGACIVGILCLPLILLLIYKQRQAVSHRRAHELVRMESSAQGIENPVFEALPAGSAEQRPRPQLSYLGGRQLSESGRHLLSEPSTPLSPPGPGECFFPTLDPVPDSPNSLKA, from the exons ATGGAAGACCCCCGAGGAcggctgctggggctgctgctggggctgctctccttCCTCGCCTCCCGCG GAGGGACATCGGCATTCCAGGTGACGGCCCCATACACGCTCTGCATCTGTCCTGAGGGCCAGAATGTCACCCTGAGCTGCCGGGTGAGTGGGCCGCCCGCCGACCACCATGACCTCATCTTCAAAACCTGGTACTTCAGCAATGACGGTGACCAGAGCTGCTCCGAGAAGCGGCACATCCGCAACCTGACCGAGAGGGAGCTGCGCCATGATCCCAGCCGGCACCACGGCACCGCAGCCAACAGCACCGTGAGGTCCCCCCATGGGTCACCAGGTGGTCACCGTGGTGTGGAGTTCGTTCCCGACCACCATGGGGCTTTCCACATCGTGGTGATGAACCTGACGCTGCAGGACAGCGGGAATTACTGCTGCTATGCCGTGGAGACGCGGCGGGAGCATGGGAAGGTCCATACCCCGCATGTAGCACACAGCTTTGTGGAGCTGCAGATCCAGAGGG GTAGAGGAGCACTTCAGAACTGCACCTTTCACACTGGCACCAGCAAAG ATATCACGGCCGCTGTGCTGGCGACAGGCGCCTGCATCGTGGGCATCCTCTGCCTGCCCCTCATCTTGCTCCTGATTTACAAGCAGCGGCAAGCAGTCAGCCACAGAC GTGCTCACGAGCTGGTCCGAATGGAGAG cagtgcccagggcaTCGAGAACCCCGTCTTCGAGGCGCTCCCTGcgggcagtgctgagcagcgGCCCCGGCCCCAGCTCTCCTACCTGGGCGGGCGGCAGCTCTCCGAGTCTGGCCGTCATCTACTGTCTGAGCCCAGCACCCCGCTGTCCCCACCGGGCCCCGGGGAGTGCTTCTTCCCCACACTGG ACCCTGTTCCCGATTCACCAAATTCCTTGAAAGCCTGA